One segment of Streptomyces sp. XD-27 DNA contains the following:
- a CDS encoding NADP-dependent oxidoreductase, whose translation MRAVIQKSFGGPEVLETVETERPTPLGGEVLVRVHASAVNPVDVAVRSGAYPLLGEPPFGVGWDISGVVEEAGPGARFKPGDEVYGMPFFPRAATGYADYVAVPSRQVARKPATLDHVHAAAIPLAALTAWQGLVDAAQVAEGQRVLIHRAAGGVGHFAVQIAKARGAHVIALASEPKHGFVRGLGADEVIDYRTTDYTEAVRDVDVVFDSSSEGTRALSVLRPGGTLVSIMEHWNQELAAEIEAAGRRFAGISVEPDYASLEAIAALVDAGRIRPHVAETFPLTDAAKAHELVASGGVQGKVVLTVT comes from the coding sequence ATGCGCGCAGTCATCCAGAAGTCCTTCGGCGGCCCCGAGGTCCTCGAAACCGTCGAGACCGAGCGCCCCACCCCGCTCGGCGGCGAAGTCCTCGTCCGCGTCCACGCGAGCGCGGTCAACCCGGTCGATGTGGCGGTCCGGTCGGGTGCGTACCCGCTGCTCGGCGAGCCGCCGTTCGGCGTCGGCTGGGACATATCCGGCGTCGTCGAGGAGGCTGGTCCGGGTGCCCGGTTCAAGCCGGGCGACGAGGTCTACGGCATGCCGTTCTTCCCCCGCGCCGCCACCGGATACGCCGACTACGTTGCCGTCCCCTCGCGGCAGGTGGCCCGCAAGCCCGCCACGCTCGACCACGTGCATGCCGCCGCCATCCCTCTCGCCGCCCTCACCGCCTGGCAGGGCCTGGTCGACGCGGCCCAGGTGGCCGAAGGGCAGCGGGTGTTGATTCATCGCGCGGCCGGTGGCGTCGGCCACTTCGCCGTCCAGATCGCGAAGGCCCGCGGCGCCCACGTCATCGCCCTGGCGAGTGAGCCCAAGCACGGCTTCGTGCGCGGCCTGGGCGCCGACGAGGTCATCGACTACCGGACCACCGACTACACGGAGGCGGTGCGCGATGTCGACGTCGTCTTCGACTCCTCGTCCGAGGGCACCCGCGCCCTGAGCGTCCTGCGGCCCGGCGGCACCCTCGTCAGCATCATGGAGCACTGGAACCAGGAGCTCGCCGCCGAGATCGAGGCCGCCGGTCGGCGCTTCGCAGGCATCTCGGTCGAACCCGACTACGCCTCGCTGGAGGCCATCGCCGCACTCGTCGACGCGGGTCGCATTCGCCCGCACGTCGCCGAGACGTTCCCGCTCACCGACGCCGCCAAGGCCCATGAGCTGGTCGCGTCCGGCGGAGTCCAGGGCAAGGTCGTCCTCACCGTCACGTGA
- a CDS encoding AraC family transcriptional regulator — MDILTEALSSMRTGHPTSVRTEGRAPWGLRLPPVAGAGFHVVLYGTCWLVPLENASDAEPIALSPGDVIFLRDGRGHILADSPSTPAEAERPDQYRPSTPIGTVTLGGDGPRTSLLCGNYHLDQGRPHPLVRQLPEVIHLPTRHGRHPELCAAVQLLGTELENPRLGSTGIVPALIDSLLLYILRAWLDDQPPAAAAGWAAALGDSAVAPALAAIHEAPAAQWTVESLAGRAGLSRAAFARRFTTLVGEPPMAYLTRWRLTTAAKLLRESEAPLTTVAARTGYGSEYAFAKAFKREYGQAPGGYRREARAASGAG, encoded by the coding sequence TTGGACATCCTGACCGAGGCGCTGAGTTCCATGCGGACCGGGCATCCCACGTCCGTACGCACTGAGGGCCGCGCGCCCTGGGGCCTGCGCCTCCCCCCGGTCGCCGGCGCCGGCTTCCACGTAGTGCTGTACGGAACGTGCTGGCTGGTCCCGCTCGAGAACGCCTCCGACGCGGAGCCGATCGCCCTGAGCCCCGGCGACGTGATCTTCCTGCGGGACGGCCGTGGCCACATCCTCGCCGACAGCCCCTCCACGCCGGCCGAGGCGGAGCGGCCCGACCAGTACCGGCCGAGTACACCGATCGGTACGGTCACCCTCGGCGGCGACGGTCCCCGTACCAGCCTGCTGTGCGGCAACTACCACTTGGACCAAGGCCGTCCGCACCCGCTCGTTCGCCAGCTTCCCGAGGTCATCCATCTGCCCACGAGGCACGGCCGGCACCCCGAGCTGTGCGCCGCGGTCCAGCTCCTCGGTACGGAGCTGGAGAACCCCCGACTCGGCTCGACCGGCATCGTCCCCGCGCTGATCGACTCGCTGCTCCTCTACATCCTGCGCGCCTGGCTCGACGACCAGCCTCCCGCGGCCGCCGCGGGCTGGGCCGCCGCGCTCGGCGACTCCGCCGTCGCACCGGCCCTGGCCGCCATCCATGAGGCCCCCGCGGCGCAGTGGACCGTCGAGTCGCTGGCCGGCCGGGCGGGGCTGTCTCGCGCGGCCTTCGCCCGCCGCTTCACCACCCTCGTCGGCGAACCGCCCATGGCCTATCTGACTCGTTGGCGCCTGACGACCGCCGCCAAGCTCCTGCGCGAGTCCGAGGCCCCGCTGACCACGGTCGCCGCGCGGACCGGATACGGCTCCGAGTACGCCTTCGCGAAGGCGTTCAAGCGTGAGTACGGCCAGGCCCCCGGTGGCTATCGCCGCGAGGCCCGCGCTGCCTCAGGGGCCGGGTAG
- a CDS encoding amidinotransferase: MDHHSPQSIRDGARASPVHAANEWDPLREVVVGVAHGAMFPAEDTAMVRATMPREHWSRFVPGNPFPAEVVHAAEQELDQLATLLTERGVRVHRPLSLDWAALGGYSSAMPRDGLFVTGERIIEAPMAWRSRRREHDAYLPLVQRLVKEGARWLPAGVDRETSGLLDGAGSRDGWVINNTRPAWDAADFLRLGEVVLGQLSHVTNPSGVAHLQERLGPEHRVHLVGPDDPHAMHIDATLCPLREGLALYNPERIAPHQLRRSPLRDWHLVAAPPPTPRSWPPLFMTSAWVHMNLLVVGPDQVVVEAADDAMADLLGGLGFTPLRCPFQHVQSLGGSFHCATLDLRRHDG; encoded by the coding sequence GTGGATCATCACTCACCACAGTCGATACGGGACGGGGCACGCGCATCCCCGGTCCACGCGGCCAACGAGTGGGATCCCCTGCGCGAAGTGGTCGTGGGCGTCGCACACGGGGCGATGTTCCCGGCCGAGGACACCGCGATGGTGCGCGCCACCATGCCGCGTGAGCACTGGAGCCGCTTCGTCCCCGGAAACCCGTTTCCTGCCGAGGTGGTGCACGCTGCTGAGCAGGAACTCGACCAACTGGCCACGCTCCTGACGGAGCGCGGCGTGCGCGTGCACCGGCCGCTGAGCCTGGACTGGGCAGCACTCGGAGGCTACAGCTCCGCCATGCCCCGGGATGGGCTGTTCGTCACCGGGGAGCGGATCATCGAGGCCCCGATGGCCTGGCGCAGCCGCAGGCGCGAGCACGATGCCTACCTGCCGCTTGTCCAGCGGCTCGTGAAGGAAGGTGCCCGGTGGCTGCCAGCCGGTGTCGACCGGGAGACGAGCGGTCTGTTGGACGGCGCCGGATCCCGCGACGGCTGGGTGATCAACAACACCAGGCCCGCCTGGGACGCCGCGGACTTCCTGCGCCTGGGCGAGGTGGTCCTCGGTCAGCTCAGCCATGTGACCAACCCGTCCGGCGTCGCCCACCTGCAAGAGCGACTCGGCCCCGAACACCGCGTCCACCTCGTCGGACCCGACGATCCGCACGCCATGCACATCGACGCCACGCTGTGCCCGCTGCGCGAGGGCCTGGCCCTGTACAACCCCGAACGCATCGCCCCGCACCAGCTGCGCCGCTCGCCCCTGCGGGACTGGCACCTGGTGGCCGCCCCGCCCCCCACCCCCCGCTCCTGGCCGCCGCTGTTCATGACCAGCGCCTGGGTCCACATGAACCTGCTCGTCGTGGGCCCGGACCAGGTGGTGGTCGAAGCTGCGGACGACGCCATGGCGGACCTGCTCGGCGGGTTGGGCTTCACACCCCTGCGCTGCCCCTTCCAACATGTTCAGAGCCTCGGCGGCTCCTTCCACTGTGCCACCCTCGACCTGCGCCGCCATGACGGCTAG
- a CDS encoding phosphatidylserine decarboxylase, with translation MTVPTSRRGIIVKTLEAWIDSDVRPLQDKPLSWLSENHFFRDPVRATFIDDTYFFSPADGIVLYQKEVKADADLLDIKGRSYTLRHALRDPFYDKHSLVVGIFMTFFDVHVNRIPFSGRLSYRALSPIRTYNLPMLPTERTILDDLRIDTRKASYLHHNQRVVNRIDAPTLGRSYYVLQVAEYDINAITPFGLEQNCQFTQGQRFSQIRFGSQVDLIVPLSGEWDFTPVIPTGCHVEAGLDPLIKIRRTTRATA, from the coding sequence GTGACCGTGCCCACCTCACGGCGGGGAATTATCGTGAAAACGCTCGAAGCTTGGATAGACTCGGACGTGCGCCCGCTGCAGGACAAGCCACTATCCTGGCTGTCCGAGAACCATTTCTTCCGAGACCCGGTCCGCGCGACGTTCATCGACGACACCTACTTTTTCTCGCCGGCCGACGGAATCGTGCTGTATCAGAAGGAAGTCAAGGCGGACGCCGACCTGCTGGACATCAAGGGCAGGTCGTACACGTTGCGCCATGCGCTGCGGGATCCTTTTTACGATAAACACAGCCTGGTCGTCGGCATATTCATGACCTTCTTCGACGTCCACGTGAACCGGATACCGTTCTCCGGCCGGCTCTCCTACCGCGCCCTGAGCCCCATCCGCACATACAACCTCCCCATGCTGCCGACGGAGCGGACGATCCTGGACGATCTGCGGATCGACACCCGGAAGGCGAGCTACCTCCACCACAACCAGCGGGTGGTCAATCGGATCGACGCCCCCACTCTGGGAAGGTCTTACTACGTGCTCCAGGTCGCCGAATACGACATCAACGCGATCACGCCGTTCGGACTGGAACAGAACTGCCAGTTCACGCAGGGCCAGCGCTTCTCACAGATTCGTTTCGGATCGCAGGTCGATCTCATCGTTCCCCTGTCCGGGGAATGGGATTTCACCCCCGTCATACCCACCGGTTGCCACGTGGAGGCAGGTCTCGATCCACTGATCAAGATCCGGCGCACAACCAGGGCGACCGCATGA
- a CDS encoding dimethylarginine dimethylaminohydrolase family protein translates to MTSDAFDIERQETPPRNPTLLDQPAFLMNAPFSYSTEVANNAWMEELSEAERVPDNVRSYAQFFTLYRYLAGEALVYLLPTPRTDGLQDLVFTSNLGIVLEHVPGADTVVLSNFTSEPRRGETEVGVRFFRSMGYRTYVPDTKFEGEAELKHLHDNVYVGGYGLRSERETYNWLERTFDMKVVKLALTDPYLYHLDCTVFPLTSEQTLVSTEFYTPEEMRELERHTEIIDVPVDAAYAGVCNSIRLHNVIVNASHLYELAVGDKDYDSEVLKNRMLEDLARKFAFEVQLINLSEYLKGGALLSCMVMHLNRFSYRFQLT, encoded by the coding sequence ATGACATCCGATGCATTCGACATCGAGCGGCAGGAAACACCTCCCCGAAATCCCACGCTCCTCGATCAGCCGGCATTCCTGATGAACGCACCGTTTTCCTATTCCACAGAGGTCGCCAACAACGCATGGATGGAGGAGCTGTCGGAAGCGGAGCGGGTGCCCGACAATGTTCGGTCATACGCCCAGTTCTTCACGCTCTACAGGTACCTGGCCGGTGAGGCGCTCGTCTATCTTCTGCCGACGCCGCGCACCGACGGCCTCCAGGATCTGGTCTTCACCTCCAATCTGGGCATCGTCCTCGAGCACGTACCCGGGGCCGACACTGTGGTGCTGTCGAACTTCACCAGCGAACCCCGGCGCGGCGAGACCGAAGTGGGAGTCCGGTTCTTCCGGTCGATGGGGTACAGGACCTATGTGCCGGATACCAAGTTCGAGGGTGAGGCCGAACTGAAGCATCTGCACGACAACGTGTACGTGGGGGGGTACGGGCTGCGGTCGGAGCGGGAGACGTACAACTGGCTCGAGCGCACCTTTGACATGAAGGTCGTCAAGCTGGCGCTCACCGATCCGTACCTGTACCACCTCGACTGCACCGTCTTCCCGCTCACCAGCGAGCAGACTCTGGTCAGCACGGAGTTCTACACCCCGGAAGAGATGCGCGAGCTCGAGCGACACACGGAGATCATCGACGTACCAGTCGACGCCGCCTATGCGGGGGTCTGCAACTCGATCCGGCTGCACAACGTCATCGTCAACGCCTCACACCTGTACGAACTGGCAGTCGGCGACAAGGACTACGACTCCGAGGTCCTCAAGAACCGGATGCTGGAGGACCTCGCCCGCAAGTTCGCCTTCGAGGTCCAACTCATCAATCTCAGCGAGTACCTCAAGGGCGGCGCTCTTCTGTCGTGCATGGTGATGCACCTCAACCGGTTCTCGTACAGGTTCCAGTTGACCTGA
- a CDS encoding ABC transporter ATP-binding protein gives MTASGVADRPTGAAGGSENPVLALWGRTHGFRAALAGLVILELLSNAAVLVEPLVVIWVLDALQDDGDLSTPVLTLGGIAVVGVALAAVTVFLLGRLGQRLVLRIRQETADRILDGQVTEVERLPTGDLLSRVGSDTTLLQQTLTEALVRGAVAPLALLAALALMATINGLLALVLVALLACATAVEWWAIGRHFEAAEDTQNRIGRMLTALQRVLIAFRTVKASATQPDERRRINGEAAAAYRSGVRTAKWAAVVDAVGLGTMEMLFLVALGIGSFQVSSGQLTLSGLVAFLLYAMYLREPVERLTEAAPSISSGLAAVQRLEQIRKLPVESALEDGEGARTDGTPSGHRRDKPGAGSVVLEDVWFGYDSTDVIKGLSLNLGRGLTVLAGPSGAGKTTVLSLIERFVDADRGRIRFDGVDIRHFHRGDLRRRLAYVEQESPLLGSTLRQAVLYGASDAGDAEVAAVLSAVGLDDWVGSLPQGLDTPLGERGVTISGGQRQRLAVARALLRQAEVLLLDEATSQLDGRSERVLLRTIVENARARTVVAVTQRLSLAAHAERVVVLDDGRIRAVGTHQELLSTDPLYRALAASDDHVPPSTRSA, from the coding sequence TTGACCGCTTCGGGCGTGGCAGACAGGCCGACGGGCGCCGCAGGTGGGAGCGAGAACCCGGTCTTGGCGCTGTGGGGCCGTACACACGGGTTCCGTGCCGCGCTCGCGGGTCTGGTCATCCTGGAACTGCTGTCCAATGCCGCCGTGCTGGTGGAACCGCTGGTGGTCATCTGGGTACTGGACGCGTTGCAGGACGACGGTGACCTCTCCACCCCGGTGCTCACGCTGGGCGGGATCGCCGTCGTCGGCGTGGCGCTGGCCGCTGTCACCGTGTTCCTGCTGGGACGCCTCGGACAGCGACTGGTACTCAGGATCCGACAGGAGACAGCGGACCGGATCCTGGACGGCCAGGTCACGGAGGTCGAGAGACTGCCAACCGGTGATCTGCTGTCCCGGGTCGGCAGCGATACCACCCTCTTGCAGCAGACCCTGACCGAGGCACTGGTGCGCGGCGCCGTCGCGCCCTTGGCGCTGCTCGCGGCGCTGGCCCTGATGGCGACGATCAACGGCCTCCTCGCTCTGGTGCTGGTCGCCCTGCTGGCGTGCGCCACGGCGGTCGAGTGGTGGGCGATCGGACGCCATTTCGAAGCCGCCGAGGACACCCAGAACCGGATCGGCCGCATGCTCACCGCACTGCAACGCGTCCTGATCGCCTTCCGAACGGTGAAAGCGTCTGCCACCCAGCCGGACGAGCGACGACGGATCAACGGGGAGGCCGCGGCCGCCTACCGCTCCGGGGTGCGCACCGCGAAGTGGGCCGCCGTAGTGGACGCGGTCGGCCTCGGGACGATGGAAATGCTCTTCCTGGTGGCCTTGGGCATCGGCTCGTTCCAGGTCTCCTCCGGCCAGCTCACGCTGAGCGGTCTGGTGGCGTTTCTGCTGTACGCCATGTATCTGCGGGAGCCGGTGGAGAGGTTGACGGAGGCGGCCCCCTCCATCTCGTCGGGCCTCGCCGCCGTCCAACGGCTCGAGCAGATCAGGAAGCTGCCGGTGGAGTCCGCTCTCGAGGACGGCGAGGGCGCCCGCACCGATGGCACACCGAGCGGACACCGGCGCGACAAGCCCGGCGCGGGGAGCGTCGTCCTGGAGGACGTGTGGTTCGGCTATGACAGTACGGACGTGATCAAGGGGCTGTCGCTGAACCTGGGCCGCGGTCTGACCGTCCTGGCGGGCCCGTCGGGTGCGGGCAAGACCACGGTGCTGAGCCTGATCGAGCGGTTCGTCGACGCGGACCGCGGCCGTATCCGGTTCGACGGCGTCGACATACGGCACTTCCACCGAGGCGACCTGCGCCGAAGGCTCGCCTATGTGGAGCAGGAGTCGCCCCTCCTGGGCTCGACCCTGCGCCAGGCCGTTCTCTATGGGGCTTCCGATGCCGGTGACGCCGAGGTCGCGGCCGTGCTGAGCGCGGTCGGGCTCGATGACTGGGTCGGCTCGCTCCCCCAGGGCCTGGACACTCCGCTCGGCGAGCGCGGCGTGACCATCTCCGGCGGACAACGGCAGCGCCTGGCGGTGGCCCGGGCCCTGCTGCGCCAGGCGGAAGTGCTGCTTCTGGACGAGGCGACCTCACAGCTCGACGGCCGGAGCGAACGGGTGCTGTTGCGGACCATCGTCGAGAACGCCAGGGCGCGCACGGTCGTCGCGGTCACCCAGCGGCTCTCCCTCGCCGCTCACGCCGAACGGGTCGTCGTGCTGGACGACGGCCGTATCCGCGCGGTGGGCACACACCAGGAACTTCTCAGCACCGATCCTCTCTACCGGGCGCTCGCCGCCTCGGACGACCACGTGCCGCCGTCGACACGTTCGGCCTGA
- a CDS encoding ATP-dependent Clp protease proteolytic subunit, producing the protein MTSLTTLQPRAEEGDTPPSRFDDHLAAQLLAQRIVLLGTQVDDVSANRVCAQLLLLSAEDPRTDISLFINSPGGSVTAGLAIYDTLRLIPNEVSTLAMGFAASMGQFLLTVGAPGKRFALPNARIMMHQPSAGIGGTAADIEIQAENLQFTKKAIERITAEHTGQSEETIRRDGDRDRWFTAEQAREYGMVDRVVESLADIRPAASRRRMGL; encoded by the coding sequence ATGACTTCACTCACCACGCTCCAGCCGCGCGCGGAGGAGGGCGACACACCGCCCAGCCGCTTCGACGACCATCTCGCGGCACAGCTGCTCGCCCAGCGGATCGTCCTCCTCGGCACACAGGTCGACGACGTGTCGGCCAACCGTGTGTGCGCGCAGTTGCTGCTGCTGTCGGCGGAGGACCCGCGCACCGACATCAGCCTGTTCATCAACAGCCCCGGCGGGTCGGTCACCGCCGGTCTCGCCATCTACGACACCCTGCGGCTCATCCCGAACGAGGTCTCGACGCTGGCGATGGGGTTCGCCGCCAGCATGGGCCAGTTCCTGCTCACCGTGGGGGCGCCCGGCAAGCGGTTCGCGCTGCCGAACGCGCGGATCATGATGCACCAGCCCTCGGCGGGCATCGGTGGCACCGCCGCGGACATCGAGATCCAGGCGGAGAACCTCCAGTTCACGAAGAAGGCCATCGAGCGGATCACCGCCGAGCACACCGGGCAGAGCGAGGAGACGATTCGGCGGGACGGCGACCGGGACCGCTGGTTCACGGCCGAGCAGGCCAGGGAGTACGGGATGGTGGACCGGGTGGTGGAGTCGCTCGCCGACATCCGCCCGGCCGCGTCGCGCCGACGGATGGGGTTGTGA
- a CDS encoding ClpP family protease yields the protein MGSYTVPYVIERTAQGERSYDVFSRLLNERIIFLGTEIDDGVANVVIAQLLHLESANPEREISIYLNSPGGSFTSLMAIYDTMTFVQAPISTFCVGQAASTAAVLLAGGDPGRRFVLQHARVLLGQPASGGRQGTVSDLSLAAKEMVRIRSQVEEVLSRHTHHDVATLRADMDRDKVLTAEEAVAYGLADEVLSRRLAFV from the coding sequence ATGGGGTCGTACACGGTTCCCTACGTCATCGAGCGGACCGCGCAGGGCGAGCGGTCCTACGACGTCTTCAGCCGGCTGCTGAACGAGCGGATCATCTTCCTCGGCACCGAGATCGACGACGGGGTCGCCAACGTGGTCATCGCGCAACTCCTGCATCTGGAGTCGGCGAACCCCGAGCGCGAGATCTCGATCTATCTCAACTCGCCCGGTGGATCGTTCACTTCGCTGATGGCGATCTACGACACGATGACGTTCGTGCAGGCGCCGATCTCCACGTTCTGCGTCGGTCAGGCGGCGTCGACGGCGGCGGTGCTGCTGGCCGGCGGAGATCCCGGGCGACGGTTCGTGCTCCAGCACGCGCGGGTGCTGCTCGGCCAGCCGGCCAGCGGCGGCCGGCAGGGGACGGTCTCCGATCTCAGCCTCGCGGCCAAGGAGATGGTCCGCATCCGCTCGCAGGTGGAGGAGGTCCTGTCCCGGCACACGCATCACGACGTGGCGACGCTGCGCGCGGACATGGACCGGGACAAGGTGCTCACCGCCGAGGAGGCCGTCGCCTACGGGCTCGCCGACGAGGTGC